From the genome of Alcanivorax sp.:
AAAACCATGCTTGCCCATGGCCAGAAAGTCGGCAAAAGATTCGAATGCCATGTTACTTGCCTCCTGTCCGGATCAGGGTCTGCACCCACTTGCTACGGCGCTCTCGCCACTCCACTTCACTACGGGCGCGTATCAGGACGTTCACTGCATACAACAGCCACAGGCCCAGCATACTGATCAGTAGCGGGTACTTCATGGCCGGGTTGATGGTAGATTCGCCAAACAACTTGAGCGTGGAGCCCTGGTGCAGGGTCTGCACCCATTCCACGGAATACTTCACGATCACCACGTTGATCACCCCGACAATGGACAGCAGCCCTGCTGCCCGAGCGGCCTGACGGGGCTCGCGGATCACGTTCTGCAGGGCGATCACGCCCACATACATAAACAGCAGGATCAGCATGGAGGTCATCCGCGCATCCCACTGCCAGTAGGTGCCCCAGGTGGGCTTGCCCCACAGGGAACCGGTAATCAGGGAGATGGCGGCCAGTGCAGCGCCAAACGGCGCGATGGCCTTGAGCATCACTTCCGCCATCTTCATGCGCCACACCACGGCCACCAACCCGGATACACCCAGCGCCATGTAGCCCATCAGCGCGCCGCTGGAGGCCGGGACATGGATAAAGATGATGCGGTAGCTGTTGCCCTGCTGATAATCGCTGGGGGCAAACACCAGCCCCCATACCAGCCCGGTGAGCAGGGTAATCAGGGCAATGGGTGTCAGCCACGGCAGTACCCGGGAACTGAAGGTATGAAAGTAGCGCGGGGATCCCAGCATGTGATACCAGCGCTTGATCGTTTGCCAGACCATTTAATTTCCTGAGCTGATTTTGAGACCCGCCGCCACGGCCAGGGGGCCAAGGCTGGCGGTGAGCGCCAACAGCGCACCGAGGATGGCCAGCACACCCGGCACCGGACCACCCTCCACGGCGGTTCGAATCACCCCGGCGCCGAAAATCAGCACCGGAATGTACAGCGGCAACACCAGTACCGCCAACAATATCCCGCCCCGGTTCAAGCCCACGGTGAGGGCCGAACCGATGGCCCCGATCACCGTCAGTGCCGGGGTACCCAGCAACAGGCTGAGCATCACCACACCCAGCACCCGGTCGGGCAGTTGCAGCATGTGGGCCAGCACCGGTGACACCAGCACCAGGGGCAGGCCGGTGAGTAGCCAGTGGGCCAACAGCTTGGCTGTCACCGGCACCACCGTCATTACCGGCGAGGTGAGCAACTGCTCCAACACACCACTTTCCTGATCGCGGCGGAACAGACCATCCAGGGACAGCATCACCGCCAGCAGCGCCGCTACCCACAAGACCCCCGGTGCAATCAACGCCAAGGTCTCCGGTCTGGGTGAGATTGCCAGCGGGAACAGGCTGATCACCATGACGAAGAAGAACAGCGGATTGATGATTTCCGCCGGGCTGCGCCACAGCACCAGCAACTCCCGGGACAGGGCCGCACGAAACGCCGTCATGCCAGCACCTCCGCCCGGCCATTGGCCAGATGCAGCCTACGTACACCGTCGCCCACCTGATGATGGGAGGTGTAGAGCACCAGGGTGCCGGCATCCGCTGCCCGTTCAATCTGTTGGTCGAGTTGCGCCACGCCATCCTGGTCGATGGCGGTATAGGGCTCGTCGAGCACCCACACGCCCTTGCGGTCAAGCCACAGGCGCGCCAATGCCACCCGCCGCTTCTGCCCCGCAGAGAGGTGGGCGGCAGGCACATCCTCAAAACCGCGCAGGCCCACCGCCGCCAGTGCCGCCATGGGATCACCGGACTGGGCGCCCAGCGCACAGGTAAATTTGAGGTTCTCCAGCGGCGTGAGTTCCTCACGCACACCCGGTTGATGACCCAGATACAGTAGCTCACTGCGCCAGTTGTCATCCCACCAGTCACGCTGACCTTCATAGAAGCCATGCAGGCCGACCAGAATGCGCAGCAAGGTGGTCTTGCCGGCCCCGTTAGCGCCGGTTATCTGCCAGATTTCGCCGGCCCGGGCGGTCAGGGAGACATCACGGAACAGCACGCGATCATCACGTTCGCATTGCAATTGTTCGAGTGTCAGTCGGATGGTGGTATCGGACACAATCGGGCTCCCTGAAACAGCGCCGGAGTATAGCACGGCAGTGCGCGCCGGGGTTGATCCAGCACACTACCCGGGCATCAGGCTTGATTACCGCGCCGGCTACGCTAGCCTGTAACCTAGTTCATATCCCGGAGCCTCCATGAAACTGCTTCTGCTACCCCTGCTGACCCTGTTGTTGCTCACCGGCTGTGGTGACAACAAACCTCTTGCCACCGTCAAGGAAGTGGATCTGCAGCAATACGCCGGCACCTGGTATGAGATCGCCCGCCTGCCACAGTGGTTCCAGCGTGGCTGCTACGATTCCACCGCCACCTACAGCCTGAATGACGATGGTACGGTAAAGGTGATCAATCGCTGTGAACGCAAGGATGAGGACGCCACGGAAGCCGTGGGAACTGCCCGGGTGGTGCCCGATTCCGGCAATGCCAAGCTCAAGGTGCGCTTCGACAACTGGGTATCACGGCTGATCCCCACCATCACCGAAGGCAACTACTGGATCATCGCCCTGGACAAGGACTACCAGACCGTGGTGATTGGCGAACCCAGCCGTGAGTACCTGTGGATCCTGGCACGCCAGCCAGCGCTTCCGGAGGATCAGTATCAGGCACTGGTGCAAGTGGCTGAGAGCAAGGGGTTCCCGGTTGACCAGCTTGAGCGCAATCGCAACCTGCGTCCCGCATCACCATGAGCGATCACCACGTCTATTTTGCCATTTTCGGTTTCGACCACGACCCGGCCCAACTGGATCTGTTGATGGGCCAGAGTGCGGACGACTACTGGCGGGAAGGGGAAAGCTTCAGTGCCACAGTGCCTGAGGCACAACGGCGAGAGAACCGCTGGATTATTTCCAGCCAGCTGGACGAGACTGCCAGTCATAGCGATCATTTTGAAAAGCTGCTGCTCAAGCTGAAACGCCTCGCCCCGCAGCTTGAACAACTGCCCGATGACTACCGCTATGGCATCGGCGTATCACACTACTTTTTCATGGACGATCCGACCTTCTACCTGCCTGCCGAGATTCTCGACGGCTTTCAGGCACTCGGATTCGACATCAGCTTTGACCAACTGGGACTGGACCATGGCGCTGGAAATTGAACGCAAGTTTCTTGTTCGCGACACCGACATTACCGACACCCTGGCCGGCGAGCGCCTGACACAGGGCTATCTCAGCCACGACAAGAACGCCACCGTGCGGGTGCGCATTGCCGGCGACAGCGCCTGGCTCACCATCAAGGGCAAGACCGAAGGCGCCACCCGCAGTGAATTCGAGTACCCCGTCCCGGTTGAAGATGCCAACGCCATGCTGAACGAACTGTGCGGCCAGGGCGTCATCGACAAGACCCGCTACCGCCTGCCCCAAGGCGACCTGTGCTGGGAGATTGATGTCTTCCATGGCGACAATGAGGGGCTGATCGTGGCGGAAATCGAATTGCCCAGCGAAGACACGACATTCGATAGACCGGACTGGCTTGGCGAAGAAGTCACCGGTGAAGTGCGTTATTACAACAGCGCGCTAAGCAGCACGCCCTACAAGCACTGGACAAACTGATCCCCCGGTGAAACCAAAAAAGACCTACTCACTCTGGCGGCAAGACGACAACGGGGTTATTGCCCGGGTCGCCCGTTACCCGGATAAACAGAGCGCCGAGCAGGCACGGCAGCACTTCGACGCCACCGGTCACAAACAACACTACTGGATTGCTGCAGATGATGACGCTGAAGGCCCCGCTACTGATCGCTAGCCTGGTGGCCCTGACCGGCTGCATCCCGACGATCAAGAAACAATGGGATGTACAGCCTGTGCAGGGCTCCGTGATCGACGCCCACACCGGCCAACCCATCGCCGGCGCCACCGTTATTAGCCGCAACAACCCTTCGCTGATCGCCACCACCAACAGCGACGGGCGTTTCATCATTGAGGAACAGACCCACGTGGGTTTTCACCTGCTGATGGCCGCCAGCGCCATGACGCATCAGGTCTGGCAGGTCAGCCACCCGGATTATGAATACGGCATTGCCCGTACCAGCACCTTGCTTCCGCCCCTGTCACGGGAACTTCGAACGCCACAGATTCCGCTGTTTCAGCAACTGCCTGCGTCCCCGGAAGGCTGCCCGGATTTTGGCTATCTGATGCAGCTTGGCGAATGGAAGCGTCGCCACGATCAGCGCAATCAGGACATACGTTTTGTGGAAACAGAGGATTGCCACAACCCCGAGGCTCGCGAGGCGATTTATGAACTGTGGTTTCCCGAACCGGAAAGGAGATAGCCCACCGTTGACCCAACGCTACCGCCCATCCGCAACCCGGCCCGGCCTATTGAAATTCTGCCGGCAGACACTATAGTCCGAATTCAATTCATGCCCGGGGACGACCCCGACCACGGCATCAATTCGGGGACGACCCCATGCAGGAGTTAATTCATGGCATGGGTGTATATCTTCTTCGCGGGCTTGCTGGAAATTGGCTGGGCCCTGGGTCTGAAAGCCAGCCACGGTTTTACCCGCCCCCTACCCACCGTCTTCACCCTGATTGCCGCGGCCCTCAGCTTCTGGTTGCTGGCCCAGGCCATGCGCGACTTGCCCGCCGGCACCGCCTACGCCGTCTGGAGCGGGATTGGCGCCTTCGGCACCGTGTTGCTGGGGATCGTCTTCTTCCAGGACAGCGTCTCCGTGGCCAAACTGATCTGCCTGTTGATGATCGTGGCGGGGATTGTCGGGGTTAAGGTGTTCTCCTGAGAACACGCCCCCGATGCCTGACCCACACCTCGCTCACCCATCTTCGCTATTGGATTGGGATGCGCAGGCGGAGATCGGCCTTCGCCGATTTCCGCCTGCAATGGCTTGAGCCTGTGGGAGTTTCAGCTTGCTGAACGAAAGCGGTTCTTGATCGGGGGATTGTGCTGGAGCCTTCATTCAACACGCTGAATTTCCCACAAACCCACGCATCCGGTTTTGCCTTTAAAAAAGGGTCTCCCAATATTCGCAACCTTCTTCGCCCAGACAAGCTGGGCTCCTACAAGGGCTCGCGCCCCCTGGTTTCGCTATTAACTAACTGCCTTTAACTGCCTTCACCCCACTCAGCGTCTTGAAACACAACGCCTGAGCGGTTTCCTGAAATTCCTGGATATAGGCCAGCGCTTCATCCTCGATACGGACTGCCGCATACAGGGTTCGCCAGACCCCTTTCTCCCCCAGCCGCACAGTCTTCAAGAGATCGTGTTCGGTGTACTCGGTCAGCGCCCAACTTGGCAGTGCAGCGACACCACGCCCCGCAGCCACCAGCTGGGCAGTCATTGGCGTCAGTTCCGCAGTACGGATCGCAGCGGGCTCCACCCGGGCAGGATCCAGGAAGACACTGAACACATCCAGGCGCGCCCTTTCTACCGGATAGGTAATCAGGGTCTGCTCCGCCAAGTCTTCTGGCTCTACCCACTTTCTGCTCGCCAGGGTTGAACGCCCGGATACCGCCAGCACCAGCTCATAACGGAATAACGGCAGATACTTCACCGCCTCGTCTTCCAGCGGATCGGAGGTGATCACCATATCCAGATCGCCGCGTAACAGCGCCGGCAAGGGGGCGAAACCGAAGGCCGCAGACAGATCCAGCTCCACGTCCGGCCAATGCTCGCGGAAGGCATCCAGCGCCGGCATCAGCCACTGGAAACAGGAATGGCAGTCGATGGCAATGTGCAACCGTCCGGACTGTCCTTCCGCCAGCCGCTTCAATTCCCGCTCCGCCTGCAGCACTTTTGGCAGGATGTCCTGACCCAGCGCCAGCAACCGTAGCCCTGCAGTGGTGAAACGCACCGGCCGGGTGCGGCGCACCACCAGCTCCACCCCAAGGCGATGCTCCAGATCCTTCAACTGGTGGGACAGGGCCGACTGGGTCACATGCAACCGTTCCGCCGCCTCCACCAGCGAGCCGGCCTCATCAATGGCCCGCAGGGTGGCGAGATGTCGTAGTTCAAGCATGAAAACCTCCAGCGTTTTCCTTGTGGGAGCTTGCCTGCAAGCGATTCGTTCCAACAGTGAAAGCATCAATGGCGAGACGTGAGGTCGAGTTGAAAGTTCAAAGTTCAAAGTTTAAAAGCGCGGACCAGGCCATCTTGCCGGCCAAGCCGTACCCGCGCACAAGCGTTTGATGCGCGGAGCCCCCAAACCCCAGGGGCTCCCTATCCTCTCTTCGCGTTTCAACTTTCAACTTTGAACTTTCAACTGCTGCTCCCCACCCAGCCGACCAGTCACTGCAGCCAATCCCCTCGCCACACATTAATGAGAAAAACTCATAATCAGGATTAGTTATTTGATTTTGCCTCAAGTAACGACATCAGCACAATAGCCTCAACTGGCTCGCCCCGGCGAAGCCTGACTTATTGAGAGCATAGCGAAGGACATATCATGACCACCCTGCACAACCTGGGCTTCCCCCGTATCGGCGCCCGTCGTGAACTGAAACAGGCCCAGGAAGCCTACTGGGCTGGTGATCTCCAGCAGAGCGAACTGGAGCATGTCGGCAAGAGCCTGCGTCAGCGCCACTGGGCCCTGCAAGCCGAGACAGGACTGGATCTGGTGCCCGTAGGCGACTTTGCCTGGTACGACCAGATTCTCGAATTCAGCTGTCTGCTCGGCGTGGTGCCCAGCCGCTTTGGCCAGGATGCCGACCAGCCCGTGGATCTGGACACCCTGTTTCGCATGGCCCGCGGCCGCGCCCCCAGTGGCAGTCCGGCAGCGGCCTGTGAGATGACCAAGTGGTTTGATACCAACTACCACTACATCGTGCCGGAACTGGAAGCAGACCAGCATTTCAGAATCGCCCGCCACAGCCTGTTCGAGCAGGTGGATGAAGCCAGCGCCCAAGGCCACAACCCCAAGCCCGTGATTCCCGGGCCACTCACTTACCTCTACCTGAGCAAGGGAGCGCACTTTGCCAGTGCGGATGACAACGCCAAGCTGGCACTGCTGGACAACCTGATTCCCGTCTACCGCCAGATCCTGCAACAGCTGGCCCATCAAGGCGTGGAGTGGGTACAGATCGATGAGCCGATTCTGGTGCTGGATCTGCCAGACAGCTGGCAGCGTGCCTACCTGCGTGTGTATGACCAGCTGACCTCGGCCAGTGAGGCCCGACTGCTGCTGGCCACCTACTTTGGGGGGCTGGAAAACAATCTGTTCACTACCCTGGCATTGCCGGTAGACGGCCTTCACCTGGACTGTGTCCGGGGTCAGGATGACCTCCGCCAGGTGATTCCCCGCCTGGGAGACAAGGTACTCTCGCTGGGCTATATCGATGGTCGCAACATCTGGCGAACCGATCTGGATGCCGCTCTCGCTGCCCTGCAGCCCGTGCATGATGCCCTGGGTGATCGTCTCTGGCTGGCGCCGTCCTGCTCGCTGCTGCACAGCCCGGTGGACCTTGAACAGGAAGACACTCTGGACGATGAACTGAAGAGCTGGCTCAGCTTCTCCAAACAGAAACTCCAGGAACTGGCTCTGCTGGGGGGGGCGCTGAAGGGTGACAGCAACGTGGACGCCGGGTTGGAAACCCAGCGCAGCGTCCTGCAGGCCAGGGCCCGCTCTGCGCGCATTCACAATCCGGACGTGGCTGCCCGCCTGGCCAGGGCAGCCCGGGAATCCCGTGAGCGCAAGAGTCCCTTTAACGAACGGATCGCCAAACAACAGGCCGCCCTGGAACTGCCAGCGTTCCCTACCACCACCATCGGTTCATTCCCGCAAACCCGGGAGATACGCAGCGCACGCCGTGACTGGAAAGCCGGCAAGCTGAGTGAGGCCGAGTACACCCGTCAGATGCAGGAAGAAATAGCCCGCTGCATCCGTTATCAGGAAGAAGTGGAACTGGATGTATTGGTGCACGGCGAAGCCGAACGCAACGACATGGTGGAATATTTTGGTGAACTGCTGGATGGCTTTGCCTTCACCCGCTTTGGCTGGGTGCAAAGCTACGGCTCCCGCTGTGTGAAACCGCCGATTATCTTCGGCGATGTCCAACGCCCTAAACCCATGACGGTGGCCTGGGCACGCTACGCCCAGTCGCTCACCGACAAGCCGGTCAAAGGCATGCTTACCGGCCCGGTCACCATCCTGCAGTGGTCCTTCGTCCGTGACGACCAACCCCGTGCTGACACCTGCAAACAGATAGCGCTGGCACTGCGCGATGAAGTACAGGACCTGGAAGCCGCTGGCATCAAGGTGATTCAGATCGACGAACCCGCTCTGCGAGAAGGGCTCCCCCTGCGCAAAAGTAACTGGCAAACCTATCTGGACTGGGCGGTGGATTGCTTCCGTCTGAGTACCGTGGCCGTGGACGATGACACCCAGATTCACACCCACATGTGTTACTCGGAGTTCAACGACATCATCGAGAGCATCGCCGCGCTGGATGCAGACGTAATCACCATTGAAACCTCGCGCTCCAATATGGAATTGCTGGACGCTTTCCGGGATTTCCACTATCCCAACGATATCGGTCCTGGCGTGTACGACATTCATTCCCCCAATGAACCGGCGGTGGACTGGATGGTGAAGCTGATGGAAAAAGCCGCTGAACAGCTGCCGAAAGAGCGCCTGTGGATCAACCCGGACTGCGGGCTGAAAACCCGCAAATGGGAAGAAACCCGCGGAGCGCTGGCGAACATGGTGGAAGCTGCCAAGCGGTTGCGTGCGGCGGGGTAAAGCGGCGTTACCACATAGGGCACAGAGTTCACTGAGGGAAAACATTCCCCCTGTGGCTCTGTGCGCATCTGTCGTTGCTATTTCGCAGTGGAACTACCGCTCCCACAAATATCAGTAGCGCGTTGCGAGGGACGAGTTTCGAAAGGCAAAGGCGGAGAGGACAGATCTTGTGGGAAATTCAGCTTGCTGAATGAAGACGCCTGCGCCTTCCCCTGATCAACCGCAACATTCGTTCAGCAAGCTGAATCTCCCACCAGGTTAATCCCCGAAGGACGGAAATCGGCGAAGGTCGGTCTCCGCCTTCACATATACAATGGCGGAGATGGGCTCACGCCCATTTCCGCCCTACGACGGTTCCGAAGGTGTATTAGCATTGTTACTACAGAGGCGCAGAGTTCACTGAGGGAAAACATTGCCCCTGTGGCTCTGTGCGGAGCTGTCGTTGCTATTTCGCAGTGGAACTACCGCTCCCACAAATATCAGTAGCGCGTTGCGAGGGACGAGTTTCGAAAGGCAAAGGCGGAGAGGACAGATCTTGTGGGAAATTCAGCTTGCTGAATGAAGACGCCTGCACCTTCCCCTGATCAAACGCAGCATTCGTTCAGCAAGCTGAATCTCCCACCGGGTTAATCCCCGTAGGACGGAAATCGGCGAAGGTCGGTCTCCGCCTTCACACATACAATGGCGGAGATGGGCTCACGCCCATTTCCGCCCTACGAACTGAAATAAACCCTTCGCGTGCAAGCACGCTCACACATTAATCGCCTGGCGCTCTATCAGTGCTGACGAGCAGCGGGTTGATGTTGAGGTCTTGAACTTCAGCATCAGGCATAAAGCTTCTGGCGTCATGCTGCCAGCAGGCAGACGGAGTTTCGAAACGCGTTACTCGCTTCTCATCAACTCAGCTTTCTGCCGGATCCTCAATAACTTTCAACAGACGATCCGGGCCAAGCTCCACCGGCTTCGGTTCACCGGGCAGTTGCCAATGTCCGGCATGGCGTTCATCCGGCTTGCTGTCCATTAACGGCAGGCTGGTAAGATCCGCCAGTGCATCGCGGAACAGGTCAGTGCGGTAGCATTGCGCCGCAAACGTCTGTTTTTCTTCCAGCGAACATTGCCGCCAGCGCTGCATTTCTTCCAGCATGAAACGGGCGTCGGAGCGCCACGGGAAGTTGGCGTGGAAGCCTGCAAACACATGAAAATGATGGGCCGGGAACGGCTGGCCGGTAAGGCCGCCTGGCAGGCGGTTACTGAACGGCGCACGGATGATTTCTTCCGGCACATCCAGCCAGGCGGGGTGGGCCAACAGGGACAGGCTCTCTACCAGATTGTCATCGGCATAGCAGGCCGCCTTGTACAGCGCCCGCAACATGGCCCGGTGTTCGTCCGGATGGCGCGCCACCCAGTCACGGGACACCGCCAAGACTTTCTCCGGCGCATTTTCCCAGATCTGGTAACCGGACAGGATACAGTGCCCCGCACCGGTCAGAGCCGCCAGACTGTTCCAGGGCTCACCCACACAGAATCCATCAATGTGGCCCATGCGCAAGTGATCCACCATCTGTGAGGGCGGCAGTACCACCAGCTTCACATCGTGGTCCGGGTCCAGCCCGGCCACACTCAGCCAGTGGCGCAGTTGATAACTGTGGCAGGAGAACGGAAACACCACCGCCAGCACCAGCGGGGCTTCCCCGCCACTGGCGCGGGCCGCCACCAGCTTGTTCATGGCGCTGGCCATATCATTGGCAGTGGGACCTTCAGAGAGTGCACACAACCCTTGGAACAACATGGGCGACACGGTAATGCCATTACCGTTCAGGCCCATGGAAAAGGCCGTCGCCAGTGGTTTCTTGATGCACCCCAGCCCCAACGACGTGGCCAGCATCATGGGCGCCAGCATGGGT
Proteins encoded in this window:
- the ccmC gene encoding heme ABC transporter permease CcmC codes for the protein MVWQTIKRWYHMLGSPRYFHTFSSRVLPWLTPIALITLLTGLVWGLVFAPSDYQQGNSYRIIFIHVPASSGALMGYMALGVSGLVAVVWRMKMAEVMLKAIAPFGAALAAISLITGSLWGKPTWGTYWQWDARMTSMLILLFMYVGVIALQNVIREPRQAARAAGLLSIVGVINVVIVKYSVEWVQTLHQGSTLKLFGESTINPAMKYPLLISMLGLWLLYAVNVLIRARSEVEWRERRSKWVQTLIRTGGK
- the ccmB gene encoding heme exporter protein CcmB, coding for MTAFRAALSRELLVLWRSPAEIINPLFFFVMVISLFPLAISPRPETLALIAPGVLWVAALLAVMLSLDGLFRRDQESGVLEQLLTSPVMTVVPVTAKLLAHWLLTGLPLVLVSPVLAHMLQLPDRVLGVVMLSLLLGTPALTVIGAIGSALTVGLNRGGILLAVLVLPLYIPVLIFGAGVIRTAVEGGPVPGVLAILGALLALTASLGPLAVAAGLKISSGN
- the ccmA gene encoding cytochrome c biogenesis heme-transporting ATPase CcmA → MSDTTIRLTLEQLQCERDDRVLFRDVSLTARAGEIWQITGANGAGKTTLLRILVGLHGFYEGQRDWWDDNWRSELLYLGHQPGVREELTPLENLKFTCALGAQSGDPMAALAAVGLRGFEDVPAAHLSAGQKRRVALARLWLDRKGVWVLDEPYTAIDQDGVAQLDQQIERAADAGTLVLYTSHHQVGDGVRRLHLANGRAEVLA
- a CDS encoding lipocalin family protein, whose product is MKLLLLPLLTLLLLTGCGDNKPLATVKEVDLQQYAGTWYEIARLPQWFQRGCYDSTATYSLNDDGTVKVINRCERKDEDATEAVGTARVVPDSGNAKLKVRFDNWVSRLIPTITEGNYWIIALDKDYQTVVIGEPSREYLWILARQPALPEDQYQALVQVAESKGFPVDQLERNRNLRPASP
- a CDS encoding DUF4279 domain-containing protein, which translates into the protein MSDHHVYFAIFGFDHDPAQLDLLMGQSADDYWREGESFSATVPEAQRRENRWIISSQLDETASHSDHFEKLLLKLKRLAPQLEQLPDDYRYGIGVSHYFFMDDPTFYLPAEILDGFQALGFDISFDQLGLDHGAGN
- a CDS encoding CYTH domain-containing protein, with product MALEIERKFLVRDTDITDTLAGERLTQGYLSHDKNATVRVRIAGDSAWLTIKGKTEGATRSEFEYPVPVEDANAMLNELCGQGVIDKTRYRLPQGDLCWEIDVFHGDNEGLIVAEIELPSEDTTFDRPDWLGEEVTGEVRYYNSALSSTPYKHWTN
- a CDS encoding carboxypeptidase-like regulatory domain-containing protein — its product is MMTLKAPLLIASLVALTGCIPTIKKQWDVQPVQGSVIDAHTGQPIAGATVISRNNPSLIATTNSDGRFIIEEQTHVGFHLLMAASAMTHQVWQVSHPDYEYGIARTSTLLPPLSRELRTPQIPLFQQLPASPEGCPDFGYLMQLGEWKRRHDQRNQDIRFVETEDCHNPEAREAIYELWFPEPERR
- a CDS encoding multidrug efflux SMR transporter; the encoded protein is MAWVYIFFAGLLEIGWALGLKASHGFTRPLPTVFTLIAAALSFWLLAQAMRDLPAGTAYAVWSGIGAFGTVLLGIVFFQDSVSVAKLICLLMIVAGIVGVKVFS
- a CDS encoding LysR family transcriptional regulator, which gives rise to MLELRHLATLRAIDEAGSLVEAAERLHVTQSALSHQLKDLEHRLGVELVVRRTRPVRFTTAGLRLLALGQDILPKVLQAERELKRLAEGQSGRLHIAIDCHSCFQWLMPALDAFREHWPDVELDLSAAFGFAPLPALLRGDLDMVITSDPLEDEAVKYLPLFRYELVLAVSGRSTLASRKWVEPEDLAEQTLITYPVERARLDVFSVFLDPARVEPAAIRTAELTPMTAQLVAAGRGVAALPSWALTEYTEHDLLKTVRLGEKGVWRTLYAAVRIEDEALAYIQEFQETAQALCFKTLSGVKAVKGS
- the metE gene encoding 5-methyltetrahydropteroyltriglutamate--homocysteine S-methyltransferase, with protein sequence MTTLHNLGFPRIGARRELKQAQEAYWAGDLQQSELEHVGKSLRQRHWALQAETGLDLVPVGDFAWYDQILEFSCLLGVVPSRFGQDADQPVDLDTLFRMARGRAPSGSPAAACEMTKWFDTNYHYIVPELEADQHFRIARHSLFEQVDEASAQGHNPKPVIPGPLTYLYLSKGAHFASADDNAKLALLDNLIPVYRQILQQLAHQGVEWVQIDEPILVLDLPDSWQRAYLRVYDQLTSASEARLLLATYFGGLENNLFTTLALPVDGLHLDCVRGQDDLRQVIPRLGDKVLSLGYIDGRNIWRTDLDAALAALQPVHDALGDRLWLAPSCSLLHSPVDLEQEDTLDDELKSWLSFSKQKLQELALLGGALKGDSNVDAGLETQRSVLQARARSARIHNPDVAARLARAARESRERKSPFNERIAKQQAALELPAFPTTTIGSFPQTREIRSARRDWKAGKLSEAEYTRQMQEEIARCIRYQEEVELDVLVHGEAERNDMVEYFGELLDGFAFTRFGWVQSYGSRCVKPPIIFGDVQRPKPMTVAWARYAQSLTDKPVKGMLTGPVTILQWSFVRDDQPRADTCKQIALALRDEVQDLEAAGIKVIQIDEPALREGLPLRKSNWQTYLDWAVDCFRLSTVAVDDDTQIHTHMCYSEFNDIIESIAALDADVITIETSRSNMELLDAFRDFHYPNDIGPGVYDIHSPNEPAVDWMVKLMEKAAEQLPKERLWINPDCGLKTRKWEETRGALANMVEAAKRLRAAG
- a CDS encoding CmpA/NrtA family ABC transporter substrate-binding protein, which gives rise to MKIRIGYMPLTDSLPLAVAQEAGYFAAEGLDVELQPEWSWASLRDRLLVGQLDAAPMLAPMMLATSLGLGCIKKPLATAFSMGLNGNGITVSPMLFQGLCALSEGPTANDMASAMNKLVAARASGGEAPLVLAVVFPFSCHSYQLRHWLSVAGLDPDHDVKLVVLPPSQMVDHLRMGHIDGFCVGEPWNSLAALTGAGHCILSGYQIWENAPEKVLAVSRDWVARHPDEHRAMLRALYKAACYADDNLVESLSLLAHPAWLDVPEEIIRAPFSNRLPGGLTGQPFPAHHFHVFAGFHANFPWRSDARFMLEEMQRWRQCSLEEKQTFAAQCYRTDLFRDALADLTSLPLMDSKPDERHAGHWQLPGEPKPVELGPDRLLKVIEDPAES